The DNA window CAGCGTCAGCCTGGTGGTCACGCGGCGATCCTGCGCCGGAGTACCGAACAGGTTCTGCACATCGATGCTGGCCTTCAGCTCGGACGGTTTGACCCAGCCTTGCTGGCGATTCGGCGTCAGCGCCAGCTTCACTTTCAGCTGATCCGGCTCGAACTCCTTCACATTGACCGCGGTATGGCCGAGCAGCGTGGAGGTATCGTTGTTTTTGCCGATCAGATACAGATAGACGTTCCACTCGCCGGTGGGCGAGTTTTCATCGGTGGTATAGCTCAGCTCGTTGAAACCGCTGGCGCCCAGCGTCAGCGGCACGGTGGTCATCAGCTTGTCGCGCGGATCGCGGACTTCGGCGCGCACCGGCACGCCGGCCAGACCAACGCGCCAGTCGGCGGCGCGGGTGATCAGGCCAATATTGAAAGTATCCCCCGGTCGATAAACGCCGCGATCGGAGAACAGGTAGCTGCCGAGCGTACGCGGATCGGTCGGCGTTTGTTCACCGGCGACGTCGAAGCGCGAGAAGTCCAGCCCGCGATCGTTATAGCTGCCGGTCGGCAGGAAGGAGACATCCCCTTCCTTTTCCACCAGGAACATCACCGGCTGGCGCTCGTGGGTGTACACGTCGAGCGCCGGGAAACGCACGTGGCCGTCGGCCCCGGTGGTTTGGCTGAGCAGCGTCACGCCGTTTTTGGCCACTACCGACACGTTGGCGCCGCTGACCGGCGCGCCGCTTTGAATCGACTGCACGAAGACGTCGCGCGTCTTATCCTGCGAGCTCTTGGCGACAATGCCCAGATCGGTCACCACCACAAAGCGCGAATCGCCGACGTCGGGCTGATCATCCCCGGTGCTCTCGTCCGGTTCCTGTTCTGGCTCGGCGCCCGCCTCTTCCGCCGCCGGTTTTCGGTTCGGCTGCCATTCAGACAGCGTCAGCAGGAACACTCCGCGATGGGAACTGGCGTTGGTGGAGAGATAACGGGAGAGATCGATGCCCTGATAGTTCACTTCGCCCGGCCGCTCGTTGTTGAGCGCCGTCTGGTATTTGAAATGCTCGGTGAAATATTCGTCGTTGAGCCGGTTGAATTCCGTGGACGAGTACTCCCGGCTTTTGAAGGAGACGATGTGCTGCAGCTGGCTCGGGATCACCCGCTTGATGTCCAGCCGCAGGCCCGCCACGTTGCGCGCCGCCACGCTGATCTGTTTGTCACCGTTGACCGACAGCAGCGAGCCTGCGGACATGAACTGCAGCGATTTCGGGAACTCCGGCACTTCGACCACCCGATAAACCTTCTTCGGCATTTTGTAACCGCCGACGGAAACCAGCTGGTTGTCTATCTCGATCAGCACGAAGCGATGCGCCGGGGCTTCAAAGCGGAAGCTGAACTGCGGCTGGTAGGCCTCTTCAGCCTCGTTAAGCGTCAATGGCAATGCCGTCGCCTGCGCCAGCACGTTTTTACCGACGCTGTCGACCGTCCATTGATAGAAATCTTCGGCATCGTTGGCGGCTTCGGCATCGCTCGGATCGTGCTGCGGCAGCAGCCAGGCTTTGGTGGCCCGCGCCAGCTCTTTATCTTTCACCGCATCGCTGAAGCCGACCACCAGCGCACGCTGCCCTTGGCCGCCGTCGGTGTCCACCACCTGAGCGCTGGCGTCGCTCAACGCCAGGCTGTACAGCGTCGGGACTTTGACCCAGTTGTTTTTCGCCTCTTCGACCGCATTGCCGGCCGCCGTCGATTTAACGCCCTTACCGACGGTCAGATGCACTGCGCCGCCCTGATCCAGCGCCTGCAGCGGCTCGGAATGCACCCAAGCGTTCAGTTTTTTCTCGTCATAGACCAGAGAGAAGTTCAGCTTTTTCTCGGAGGAAGTGTTGCCTTCTTTCAATCCCAACGAAATCTGTTTTTCAATGCTGGCGACGTCAACCGGTGCATTGAACTGCAAATTGAAAATCGCGCTACGTTTCTGCACATCTTGCGGATCGCGGTAATACTCGGCCTGCCCCAGACGGTAATCAAACGCGGGCACGGTGAAGGCATAACGGGTTTTGGCGAGCTTGACCTGCGGCGCCAGCAACGTGGCGGGCTCGAGGGTCACGTCATATTTCGCGCCCATCGGCAGCGGTTTTTTCGGCGTGAACACCAGCGTCGACTCATTGCTCCACGCCCATTGGCCTTCCGCCGTCGGCTTCAGAATGATGCCGGCGCTCACGGTTTTACCCACTTCGGCGATCGGCGCGACCGACCCGCTGAAGGTCAGGCTCACCGTTTGCGGCGCCAGCCGGGCGGCGGCGTAATCTATCGGCTCGGGGTTGGCCAGCGCGGCGCTGACCTCTTGGACTACCATCGGCGCAGGCTCGATAGGCTGAGGCCGGTTTTGCCACCAGTGCCAGCCGTAAAACGCGCCGCCTGCGGCACCAGCCAACAGCAGCAGGCCCAGACCAATCGCTTTCGGGTGTTTATCCACGCCGCTTTCGAGCCGCAAAAAACCGCGCGGCAGCGCAGCCCACCAGGCCGGCGCACGCCAGCTGAGGTTGCCGACCAGCGGTCTCAGCAACCGCCCCAACAGCGACAACGCCCCACCGAGCAGGCGACAAACGCCCTTAACCAGGGTAAAAGGCAAACGCAGGATAAACCTTAATAAATCCATTATTGCAGCACCTCATCATCCTAATGCAGCCCCGGTCAACCGCCGCGGTTCAACCGAGCCGAAAGACGCCGTCGGCTCTCCTGCCCGGCATCCGCGCGAGTACTCTACACTGCCGGGCGGCAAAAATCTGCGCGCCGCCGGGGAATTACGGCTCTTTATTCAACATCAAATCCAGCTGTTGCAGCAGCACCAGCAGCGGCAGGCTGCTCGGCTCACGATCTTTCAGCGCCTCTTCGAAATAAGGCGTGATGGCGAAGCGCGTTGGCAACGGCGCTTCGGCGTCCAGCAACGCATACATGCGCGGCAAGAACACCCACTGCAGCCAGGCTTCGGCCGACATGCTGTCGATGCAGAACGGCTCGGTGCTGGAGAAAGCCTCATGATCAGGCGGCGCGGCCTGCCACAGCGCCAGATCGCGCATGGATTGTTCAATCGCCTGCAAACTGCGGCGCACCTGGTTATGTATACTCATCTGCATTCCCGATCTCTTTTCATCATGGTATTCAGCGCGCTGGCTGAAAGGCGGCAAAGCATAGCATTTTTATAGCCCAAATTCGGCGCACCTGAGACAGCTCGCCGTTTTTATCTGGTGGCGTTCGCCGCCGCGCGGCACAATAGGCCCACCGAGTTCACCACACAGATAAAGATTCATGTCCGTAATAACAGAGAAAAAAAACCACGCGACGCCCGGTAAGGCCATGCTGGCTTCGGTCACCGGTTATGCCATGGACGGGTTTGACCTGCTGATCCTCGGCTTTATGCTGCCGGCCATCAGCATCGAATTGGGATTAACCTCATCGGCCGCCGGTTCACTGGTCACCTGGACGCTGATCGGCGCGGTGCTGGGCGGTGTGATCTTCGGCCACCTCAGCGATCGCTTCGGCCGTATCCGGGTACTCACGATCACCATCCTGATGTTTTCACTGTTCACCGGCCTGTGCGCCGTGGCGCAAGGGTATTGGGATCTGCTGGCCTATCGCACCCTGGCGGGCATCGGGCTGGGCGGCGAATTCGGCATCGGCATGGCGCTGATCGCCGAAGCCTGGCCGGCAGAGAAGCGCAACCGCGCTTCGGCTTACGTCGGCATGGGCTGGCAGTTGGGCGTACTGGCGGCCGCCTTCCTGACGCCGCTGCTGCTGGAACACATCGGCTGGCGCGGCATGTTTTTGGTCGGCCTGCTGCCGGCGCTGGCGTCATTCCTGATCCGCCGCACCCTGGGCGAGCCGGAGGCGTTCGTGCGACAGAAAGAGGCTGGGCAACCGCTCTCCTTCCTGCAGCGTTTGCGCCTGCTGTTTAAGGATCGCGCCACCAGCAGAGCCAGCGTCGGCATCTTCATTCTCTGTTCGGTGCAGAACTTCGGCTACTACGGCCTGATGATCTGGATGCCGACTTACCTGGCGAAAAACTTCGGCTTCTCGCTCACCAAGTCCGGCCTGTGGACGGCGGTGACGGTGGTCGGCATGACGTTCGGCATCTGGCTGTTTGGCGTGCTGGCCGATCGCTTCGCCCGCTGGAAGATCTTCGTGCTTTATCAGATCGGCGCCGTGGTGATGGTGATCGGCTACGCCCAGTTGAGCGATCCGATGCTGATGCTGTTCGCCGGCGCCGTAATGGGCATGTTCGTCAACGGCATGATCGGCGGCTACGGCGCATTGATTTCCGATACCTATCCGGTGCAGGCGCGCGCCACCGCGCAGAACATCCTGTTCAATCTCGGGCGCGGCGTCGGCGGCCTGGGGCCATTGGTGATCGGTGCGCTGGTGACGCAGGTGTCGTTTACCGCGGCCATCAGCCTGCTGGCGGCAATTTACCTGCTGGATATCTACGCCACGCTGTTCCTGCTGCCGAAAAAACAGAGCGCAGGCGATACGCTGGGCGCGATTGGTTAATGCTGAAGAGGGATTAAGGCAGGGCGCCCGCGCGGCGGGATAAAACAAAAAGTTGGGGGCACTGCGTTAACAGTGCCCCCGGTTCGTTTTATAGCTATCCCGCTACACAGTGTGCTCCCTGCTCAATCCTTGAAAACTTTTCCTGCGGCCATCCTGACCAAGTGATCCTTGCATCATCCTGCAGCATCGTCCTGACGCGGTTCCTCAGCCTTCCTGACCCGCCGACAGTCCCGTGCCGGCTCTCAATCTCCGTCCTGGAGGTGTCCCTGGTTTCTATCCTGAAACATCCTGGGCATCTCCTGACGCCATCCTTCGCTCTTGCCTGAGCGCATCCCTTTCTTCTTCCTGAAGCTGCATCATCCTGATGCTTTCCTGCTCCGCCGGTTCCGTTCCGGTAACGATAAGATCGCTTAAATTCCCCGGAATCACAAGGGTTTGGGAGGTGTCTCACACTAAATTAAGACTAAGAGTTATCCTAAAGAAATTCTAACCAATTGATCTGGATAACAATAATCTCATAGCCTGGGGAAAGGTGGGAAAAATTAAGAGCGATATCTCACAGCCCGTGTGAGAGATCTCTCACACGGGCGACGGCGAATCCGTCGCGATTCAGTCCAGCGCCGGGCGCAGCGCATCGAGGAAATTCCCCAGCGTCGCCGCCAGAAGGGTGCGCTTATCGCTGCCGAACTGTTCCAGCACCACGTTACCGCTGACGTTGCACAACGACACCATCGTCATTTCAGATTCAGTGGTCGCCAGGAAGAGGGTCGGCGACAGCTTGAGGCGTTTTTGCGTCACCAGATGACCGATCAGGTTTTCCTGCAGGCGGATAAAATCCTCTTCGCTCCAGACCTGCAGCAGGCTCAGGCGATGCTCGCCGAACTGCGCGCTCATGTCGCCGGCATATTGCTGCGTGTAGAAACGGTGCGCGTCCGGCTGCAAACGCAGCTCCAGCGCGGCCTCTACCTTCTCCAGCGTCGCCGCCGGTTCGAAAGGCTGCGGCAACCACAGCACTTCGTCCTCG is part of the Serratia marcescens genome and encodes:
- the syd gene encoding SecY-interacting protein; this translates as MDHDVSHALREFTQRYVELWQHERGHAPASQALYGVPSPCIVENREDEVLWLPQPFEPAATLEKVEAALELRLQPDAHRFYTQQYAGDMSAQFGEHRLSLLQVWSEEDFIRLQENLIGHLVTQKRLKLSPTLFLATTESEMTMVSLCNVSGNVVLEQFGSDKRTLLAATLGNFLDALRPALD
- a CDS encoding MFS transporter gives rise to the protein MSVITEKKNHATPGKAMLASVTGYAMDGFDLLILGFMLPAISIELGLTSSAAGSLVTWTLIGAVLGGVIFGHLSDRFGRIRVLTITILMFSLFTGLCAVAQGYWDLLAYRTLAGIGLGGEFGIGMALIAEAWPAEKRNRASAYVGMGWQLGVLAAAFLTPLLLEHIGWRGMFLVGLLPALASFLIRRTLGEPEAFVRQKEAGQPLSFLQRLRLLFKDRATSRASVGIFILCSVQNFGYYGLMIWMPTYLAKNFGFSLTKSGLWTAVTVVGMTFGIWLFGVLADRFARWKIFVLYQIGAVVMVIGYAQLSDPMLMLFAGAVMGMFVNGMIGGYGALISDTYPVQARATAQNILFNLGRGVGGLGPLVIGALVTQVSFTAAISLLAAIYLLDIYATLFLLPKKQSAGDTLGAIG
- a CDS encoding YqcC family protein, whose translation is MSIHNQVRRSLQAIEQSMRDLALWQAAPPDHEAFSSTEPFCIDSMSAEAWLQWVFLPRMYALLDAEAPLPTRFAITPYFEEALKDREPSSLPLLVLLQQLDLMLNKEP